Part of the Streptomyces sp. NBC_00457 genome, GCCGCGACAGCGCCCAGCACCAGCGCCGACCTGGTGGTTCGCAGCCGCGCCAGGGCCAGGGCGAGGGGCAGCAGCAGGGGGAAGGCGGGCATGAGCAGGCGCGGTTTCGAGCCGAAGTAGCTCGACGCGCACAGTGCCAGCGCGGTGACGACACCCGCGTAGACCAGCAGCGGCAGCGGCTGGCGCCGGCGCACACAGACGACGTACAGCCAGACGACCAGGCCCACGCCGACGATCAGCCCGACCCCCGCCAGGGCCGACGGAAACGACGTGAACTTTGCGGCGACGAATCGGGCGAACGCCCAGCCGCCGTCGAAGCCGTTGCGCCAGCCCGCCTGGACGTCGAGATAGCCGAGCGGGCCCTTGCCGGTGCGGTGGCCGACCCACAGGACGTACCCGGCGGCGCCGAGGGGCGCGAGCAGCATGCCGAGGGCGCGCCGCCACGCGGACGCGCCGCTCTCCGGCGTACCGGGGGCGAGAGAGGGGGCGTGTTCCGGGCTGCGTGCGCCCTCGTCGGGCGCCGCGCTTCGGTGTCGTACGAAAGAGGCGATCCCGACCGCCCACACCGCCGCCACGACCGCCAGGCCCACCGGGCGGGTCAGGCCCGCCAGCAGGGCCAGGGTGCCGGACGTGAGCCAGCGGCCGGTCAGGACGGCGTACAGGGACCAGGCGGCGAGTGCGGTGAACAGTGACTCGCTGTACGCCATCGACTGCACGATCCCGACGGGCAGCACGGCCCACAGCAGCACCGCGCAGAACCCCGCGCGCGGGCCGTACACATGGTCGGCGACCGCGTAGATCCCCCAGGCCGCGGCGAGCGAGGCCAGCACGGCGACGAGGAGGCCGGCGCCCGCGTACGACAGCGGGGTCGTCGCGTGCAGCAGCCGCTCCAGCCAGGGCAGCAGCGGGAAGAAGGCCAGGTTGGAGTGGATGTCGCCGTTCGGGAGGCGGACCTCGTAGCCGTACCCCAGCTCGGCGACCCTGGTGTACCAGAGGGAGTCCCAGCGGGCGGTCAGCAGGGTGTACGCGCTCTTGTCGCGCGCCGCGCTCCACAGGGCGAGGGCGAGCAGGCCCAGGGCGCGGACGGCCGCGTACCCGAGGAGGGCCCGGGCCGTCCCCGTGAGTCCGGCCGGTGCCACGCGCGTCGCAAGATCGGTCACGGGTCCGATTATCGACGGCCCCCGGAACCCGATCGGCCCGCGCTCCGTGGGGGAGGGGGAAGTGGAGTGGCGTACGCCACACAGGTTCCACCAGACCCATGAGAGGTCCGCCACGCAGGACCGGCGCGTTCTCGCGTACATTGACGTGTCACTCGCCATTCGTTGCGCGGGCCGGAGACCACCGCTCCTCTCCGGCCGAGTCACGGGGAGCCCCCACCCCGTGTGCCCGCCGAACGCGAGGGAACATCTGGGAGGTACGTACATGTCCGGGACGACCACGGCCGCCTCGCTGCGCCGTCGGGCGGCCGGGGCCGGTGCAAACCGCTGGGTCGTCCTGGTCGTCCTCTGCGTGAGCCTGCTCCTGGTCGCCGTCGACGCCACCGTGCTGCACGTGGCGGTGCCCGCCGTCACCGAGGACCTGAGGCCCGGCGGAATAGAACTGCTCTGGATCGTCGACATCTACCCGCTCGTCTGCGCCTCGCTGCTGATCCTCTTCGGCACGCTGGGCGACCGGGTGGGCCGCAGACGGATCCTGCTCCTCGGATACGGGCTTTTCGGCGTCGCCTCCGCC contains:
- a CDS encoding mannosyltransferase family protein; amino-acid sequence: MTDLATRVAPAGLTGTARALLGYAAVRALGLLALALWSAARDKSAYTLLTARWDSLWYTRVAELGYGYEVRLPNGDIHSNLAFFPLLPWLERLLHATTPLSYAGAGLLVAVLASLAAAWGIYAVADHVYGPRAGFCAVLLWAVLPVGIVQSMAYSESLFTALAAWSLYAVLTGRWLTSGTLALLAGLTRPVGLAVVAAVWAVGIASFVRHRSAAPDEGARSPEHAPSLAPGTPESGASAWRRALGMLLAPLGAAGYVLWVGHRTGKGPLGYLDVQAGWRNGFDGGWAFARFVAAKFTSFPSALAGVGLIVGVGLVVWLYVVCVRRRQPLPLLVYAGVVTALALCASSYFGSKPRLLMPAFPLLLPLALALARLRTTRSALVLGAVAAGSAVYGAFWLNGSGPP